In the Oscillospiraceae bacterium genome, AAACAGGGAAAATAATCAAAAATTCTTAATTCTGCTGTACGGCGGGCTGGAACGGGTGCAGTACGACCAGATCTAAGATCAGTCGGACGAGGCCGACCGCAAAAGCGCGGCGCTGGGATCCACGGCATGTGCAGTGGTGTTTTTGGTGCGCCTCCTCATGGGTGCTCTCCCTCATCAACGACGTACTGGACATGAGCCGCATTCGCGCCCTGCCGTACCATGCGCTGGCGTCCATCCCCATCGTGGCCACCAGCCAACGCCTTCGCTGAGGACAAATGCGCCGCCCTGGAAGCTGGCATGAACGGCCATATCGGTAAGCCCATCGGGATACCGAAGTTAATAGAAACATTAAAGAAAATTTTGCATTAAAAATGGCAGGCACCTGTAATAGGTGTCTGCCGTTTTTGCCCGGAGCCTCCCTCTGGGAGGAAGGTGCCCCGCAGGGGCGGAGGGAGAGACAAAACTTTTAGCTGCTGCGGATACGAAGCTTTCTCCCTCACCCGCTTCGCGGGACCGCTTACGCAGCCGGGCCCCTCTGTCGCGCAGAGGAAGCCAAAGATCGATTACAACTTCATCTCCTGTTGAGCCGTTGCAAAGTAATCAGGATACAATTGAAGCAAAACGTTCTTCTCCGCGATAATTTTCCTTACATGGTCGGTCAGTTCCCGGCACAGGGCGTCGATGTCCCGGCGGCGGATCTGGTCCATCATCACCTCATGCTGGCGCACCGCGCCGTCAAAAGTGGCGGCGTTCTGCACCGTCAGCACGCGCAGGCGGTTGTAGTGCGGGTTTGTGGATGCCACCACGTCCCAGCTTAAATCCTGCCCCGCAAGCTCAAAGAACCGCTGATGAAACTGGTTGTCCAGCGCGATGAACTCCAGCGGCTTCAGCCCGGCAAAACAGGCTTTCTGCTTCTCGATCAAAAGCTCCAGCTCTTTCAGGTCCGGCTCAGTGCAGTTCTGCAAAAACAACGGCAGAAT is a window encoding:
- a CDS encoding GntR family transcriptional regulator, producing the protein MPSPTNKAQDNSIRENVYRIIRENITSLQLAPGTTVSTQELAAKLQVSRTPVREAFIRLQKEDLVEITPQKGTMVSRIDLTRAEKERFIRESLETAILPLFLQNCTEPDLKELELLIEKQKACFAGLKPLEFIALDNQFHQRFFELAGQDLSWDVVASTNPHYNRLRVLTVQNAATFDGAVRQHEVMMDQIRRRDIDALCRELTDHVRKIIAEKNVLLQLYPDYFATAQQEMKL